GGAGGCCAAGCTCAGACGGAGGCCAGAAGGATGGCGCCTTGCTTGTCAATCTCTGGTTGAGCAGTCGGTCGTGGTGGTAACCAAGCCACAGGCTTCGATGCCTGATCAGGACAAGCGGGTGGCTGCAGCCTTGGCGGCGCCTCTGCCTCCCGGACCCTTGGAATGGCCTGGTGCGTCCGCCGTTGATGAGGACGCTGATGACAAGTCAGTCACTGACGAAACCATGCAGCCTTTGGAAGTCTCTCGTCAAGGTTCGCCTGCAACGCCCGGTGAAGAGCGCTGATCGGTTCGAGTCAAAGCTTTCCGGACGGTGATACGTTCCAGCAGGTTCTTTCACATTCATGGAAACCAACGATCTCGGCTTCGTGGCCAGCCTGCTGTTTGTTCTGGTGCCGACCGTCTTCCTGATCATCCTGTTTATTCAGACCA
This genomic window from Synechococcus sp. MIT S9220 contains:
- the psbM gene encoding photosystem II reaction center protein PsbM; translation: METNDLGFVASLLFVLVPTVFLIILFIQTNSREG